Proteins found in one Bacteroidota bacterium genomic segment:
- the nusB gene encoding transcription antitermination factor NusB gives MLNRRHVRIKVLQSLYSHYSSGNEFTERETERNLTNSLYQFYNLYLYLMLFIKELALFAERYDAEKKVRHIQPTMETNINSKFYDNILVKKIIEDTFLENALSDNKIIWDTEDIDIIRKVFNDLRNQEAYKDFMSSTKNEEQENFEILSFVIKHYPLNFSLLEQHLEDKFLHWNDDAKPTVQMVSKSFKIIYAEPEIEDILVPISSDKKMTFGFAQDLLKISIQNNDNFNELISEKIDKWEPSRIALIDALILKMGLAEFLFFPQIPIKVTINECIELAKNYSTPNSKKFVNGVLDNLLKQLEKDNKINKKGIGTINNN, from the coding sequence ATGCTAAACAGAAGGCATGTTAGAATAAAAGTATTGCAATCACTTTATTCACACTATAGTTCAGGGAATGAATTTACTGAAAGGGAAACAGAAAGGAATCTTACCAATAGTCTTTACCAATTTTATAATCTTTATCTTTATCTAATGCTTTTTATTAAAGAGTTAGCATTATTTGCCGAAAGATACGATGCTGAAAAGAAAGTGAGACATATTCAGCCTACAATGGAAACAAACATTAATTCAAAGTTTTATGACAATATTTTAGTAAAAAAGATTATTGAAGATACTTTCCTAGAAAATGCACTTAGTGATAATAAAATTATTTGGGATACAGAAGATATTGATATTATTCGCAAGGTATTTAATGACTTAAGAAATCAAGAAGCATATAAAGATTTTATGTCATCAACAAAAAATGAGGAACAAGAAAATTTTGAAATTCTTTCATTTGTAATAAAACATTACCCTTTAAATTTTTCGCTATTAGAACAACATCTTGAAGATAAATTTTTGCATTGGAATGATGATGCAAAGCCAACAGTACAAATGGTATCCAAAAGTTTTAAAATAATATATGCAGAACCAGAAATTGAAGATATTCTTGTTCCAATATCAAGTGATAAAAAGATGACTTTTGGATTTGCTCAAGATCTTTTAAAAATATCTATTCAAAATAATGATAATTTTAATGAGCTTATTAGTGAAAAAATTGACAAATGGGAACCTTCAAGAATTGCATTGATAGATGCTCTTATACTTAAAATGGGACTTGCAGAATTTTTATTTTTCCCTCAAATACCCATAAAAGTTACTATAAATGAGTGCATTGAGTTAGCTAAAAATTATAGTACACCAAATAGCAAGAAATTTGTTAACGGAGTACTTGATAATTTACTTAAGCAACTTGAAAAAGATAATAAAATTAATAAAAAAGGAATTGGAACTATTAATAACAACTAA
- a CDS encoding DUF1573 domain-containing protein: MRFLIYSIFLLLFITSCNNSKDKEEISSDLINNPATASGKTKNNKKMPEITFEKTTHDFGEIAQGEIVSYAFKFTNTGKRELIISNIVPSCGCTVPKFPKRPIKPNESDFIVIIFDSKGRKDKFFKNVSIFANTIPDMKKLYIKGFIITK, translated from the coding sequence ATGAGATTTTTAATATATTCAATTTTTTTATTGTTATTTATTACTTCATGTAATAATTCAAAAGACAAAGAAGAAATTAGTTCCGATTTAATAAATAATCCGGCAACTGCTTCCGGCAAAACAAAGAATAACAAAAAAATGCCCGAAATTACTTTTGAAAAAACAACACATGATTTTGGGGAAATAGCACAAGGCGAAATAGTTTCTTACGCCTTTAAATTTACTAATACGGGCAAAAGAGAACTAATAATTTCAAATATTGTTCCCAGTTGCGGTTGTACTGTTCCAAAATTCCCCAAAAGACCGATTAAACCAAATGAATCGGATTTTATCGTAATTATTTTCGATAGCAAGGGAAGAAAGGACAAATTTTTTAAAAATGTTAGTATTTTTGCAAACACAATTCCTGATATGAAAAAGCTTTATATCAAAGGATTTATAATCACTAAATAA
- the yajC gene encoding preprotein translocase subunit YajC — MEIISIFLMSSGEATGNGSSTIIMLLVMFVIIYFFMIRPQSKKAKEQKQFKEKLTKGDKVITIGGVHGKILEIKENKILLEIAKDVKITIQREAVSMESTNTLDNDK; from the coding sequence ATGGAAATCATCTCAATCTTTTTAATGTCATCAGGCGAAGCTACAGGAAATGGATCTTCAACAATAATAATGTTACTTGTGATGTTCGTTATTATCTATTTCTTTATGATAAGACCTCAGAGTAAGAAAGCAAAAGAACAAAAACAATTTAAAGAGAAACTTACAAAAGGCGATAAAGTTATTACAATTGGTGGCGTTCATGGAAAAATTCTTGAAATCAAGGAAAATAAAATCCTTCTTGAAATAGCAAAAGATGTAAAAATTACTATTCAAAGAGAAGCTGTTTCAATGGAATCGACTAATACATTAGATAACGATAAATAG
- a CDS encoding CdaR family protein, with amino-acid sequence MSGLVKKNIFLFFKLLLKNKNVVVFVISMAIAFVFWVLLALNKEYVTTLTLNVKYGNIPKHLVLKKPLPQKLKFKIKSEGWDILSLKKSQSENDVFIDLSDFVSSNFILTSELKNFLDLKKESFFNILKIYPDTIHLDFEQIARKNVPIELLLDISYANQFSQSGKIKLKPYRVLVTGPKSTIRNLNKLTTEKITLTNVSSTINENVSLTIPSKMNITMEVDKVNVIIPIEKFTEGNLSLKIKAPNSLSNSIKLIPKTATVTFQTALSNYKNVTPATLEVFFDTLKINAKENNKLKLFVKSKNKFVKNLSVEPKYVDYIIKK; translated from the coding sequence GTGTCAGGTTTAGTTAAAAAAAATATTTTTTTATTTTTTAAACTATTACTAAAAAATAAAAATGTTGTAGTTTTTGTTATTTCAATGGCTATAGCTTTTGTCTTTTGGGTATTATTAGCATTGAATAAAGAGTATGTTACAACCTTAACACTAAATGTAAAATATGGAAACATTCCAAAACATTTAGTGCTAAAAAAACCTTTACCTCAGAAACTTAAATTCAAAATAAAATCGGAAGGTTGGGATATACTGTCTTTAAAAAAATCACAATCGGAAAATGATGTTTTTATTGACCTTAGTGATTTTGTCAGTAGTAATTTCATTCTTACCTCTGAACTTAAAAATTTTCTTGATTTAAAAAAAGAAAGTTTCTTTAATATATTAAAAATTTACCCCGACACCATACACCTTGATTTTGAACAAATAGCAAGAAAAAATGTTCCGATTGAACTCCTTCTTGATATCAGCTATGCAAATCAGTTTAGTCAATCGGGAAAAATAAAGCTAAAACCTTACAGGGTTTTAGTTACAGGACCAAAATCCACCATAAGGAATTTAAATAAATTGACTACTGAAAAAATTACTTTAACTAATGTTAGCTCAACAATTAATGAAAATGTAAGTTTAACAATTCCTTCTAAAATGAATATAACAATGGAAGTAGATAAAGTAAATGTAATTATTCCTATTGAAAAATTTACAGAAGGCAATTTATCGCTAAAAATTAAAGCTCCCAACAGTCTTTCTAATTCAATTAAACTTATCCCGAAAACAGCAACAGTTACCTTTCAAACAGCACTTAGTAATTATAAAAATGTAACTCCTGCAACTTTAGAAGTATTTTTTGACACATTAAAAATTAATGCTAAGGAAAATAACAAATTAAAACTATTTGTTAAAAGCAAAAATAAGTTTGTTAAAAATCTTAGTGTTGAACCGAAATATGTTGATTATATCATAAAAAAATAG